Proteins co-encoded in one Zootoca vivipara chromosome 3, rZooViv1.1, whole genome shotgun sequence genomic window:
- the GGPS1 gene encoding geranylgeranyl pyrophosphate synthase, with translation MEQIEESSKRILLEPYNYLLQLPGKQVRTKLSQAFNHWLNVPEDKLQVIIEVTEMLHNASLLIDDIEDNSKLRRGFPVAHSIYGIPSVINCANFVYFLGLEKVLTLDHPDAVKVFTRQLLELHKGQGLDIYWRDTYTCPTEAEYKTMVLKKTGGLFGLAVGLMQLFSSYKKDLKPLLNTLGLFFQIRDDYANLHSKEYSENKSFCEDLTEGKFSFPTIHAIWSRPESTQVQNILRQRTENVDIKKYCVHYLEDVGSFEYTRKTLKELEAEAYKQIESLGENPELTALLEYLSKMFKDDEN, from the exons atggaacaaataGAAGAGTCATCTAAGAGAATTCTGTTGGAGCCATACAACTACCTACTTCAGTTACCAG gaaaGCAAGTCAGAACCAAACTCTCCCAAGCTTTTAATCACTGGCTGAATGTTCCTGAAGATAAGCTACAA gTTATTATTGAAGTGACAGAAATGTTGCACAATGCAAGTTTGCTTATAGATGACATAGAAGACAATTCAAAACTACGACGAGGTTTTCCAGTGGCCCATAGCATCTATGGGATACCATCTGTAATAAATTGTGCCAACTTTGTGTATTTCCTTGGCTTGGAAAAAGTTTTAACACTTGATCATCCAGATGCTGTAAAAGTGTTCACCCGCCAACTGCTGGAACTTCATAAGGGCCAAGGCTTGGATATTTACTGGAGAGATACCTATACCTGTCCTACAGAAGCAGAGTATAAAACCATGGTTCTGAAAAAAACAGGTGGCCTTTTTGGACTAGCTGTTGGCCTCATGCAATTGTTCTCTAGCTATAAGAAAGATTTAAAACCACTCCTTAACACCCTTGGGCTCTTCTTTCAAATTAGAGATGACTATGCAAACTTGCACTCCAAAGAATATAGTGAGAACAAAAGTTTTTGTGAAGACCTAACTGAAGGGAAGTTCAGTTTCCCAACTATCCACGCCATATGGTCTAGGCCAGAAAGCACTCAGGTGCAGAATATTCTGCGACAAAGGACTGAAAATGTGGacataaaaaaatattgtgtacATTACCTGGAGGATGTGGGTTCTTTTGAATATACCCGGAAAACATTAAAAGAACTCGAGGCTGAAGCTTACAAACAAATTGAATCTCTTGGGGAGAACCCTGAGCTTACAGCACTACTTGAATATTTAAGCAAAATGTTCAAGGACGACGAGAACTGA